The genomic DNA CTCGGAAAAAGTAACGAGTAGTCAATTTTTAGGTGAAAGAGGGATTTTATGAACAATTTTCAAAATGACCCACAACCACGGACCATTAATACCCAAGTTGGCCTCCGTAGTTTCTTAACTAAAATGTATGGGTTTATGACAATCGCCGTGTTAGTTTCGGCCTTTACCGTTTACTTAGCGATGACCACGTTCCAAGCACAAATTAATGCCGCCTTTTCACAACACCCATTCATTTTCTTGATGATCTTCATTGTTAGCATGTTTGCGATGATTGGGGGCATTCAAGTCAATGCGACGCGCAACCCCGCGATGAGCTTCACCTTACTGATGCTCTTTGCCATCATCTTTGGGGTTGAAATGTCAGTGACCTTGTCCTTATACACGGGTGCCGTTATCACCGGTGCGTTCGTTGCGGCTGGGGCCGTATTTGCGACCATGGCGGTGATTGGGACGACGACTAAGCGTGATATTTCACGTATTGGGACGCATTTGATTGCAGCCTTAATCGGGTTGTTCGTCGCTTCACT from Lactiplantibacillus paraplantarum includes the following:
- a CDS encoding Bax inhibitor-1/YccA family protein; translation: MNNFQNDPQPRTINTQVGLRSFLTKMYGFMTIAVLVSAFTVYLAMTTFQAQINAAFSQHPFIFLMIFIVSMFAMIGGIQVNATRNPAMSFTLLMLFAIIFGVEMSVTLSLYTGAVITGAFVAAGAVFATMAVIGTTTKRDISRIGTHLIAALIGLFVASLVNMFLQSAMISYIFSYIGVLIFAGLSMWDANRMRDMYLQYGDRVSSTGLAVTGALQLYLDFVNLFLYFVQIFGGSSRD